One window of the Oncorhynchus mykiss isolate Arlee chromosome 5, USDA_OmykA_1.1, whole genome shotgun sequence genome contains the following:
- the LOC110524293 gene encoding methyl-CpG-binding domain protein 3 isoform X1: MEKKRWACLALPKGWQIEEVTRKSGLSAGKRDVYYFSPTGKKFRSKPQLARYLGNQMDLSSFDFRTGKMLMSKLNKNRQRLRYDNNNQTKGKPDLNTSLPVRQTASIFKQPVTKVTNHPSNKVKTDPQKAVDQPRQLFWEKKLGGLDAFDIAEELVKTMDLPKGLQGVGPGCTDKTLLSAIASALHTSAAPITGQLSAAVEKNPGVWLNTSQPLCKAFIVTDEDIRKQEELVYSVRKKLEEALMADMLAHVEEAASEGDSLEEDNDDMETV; encoded by the exons ATGGAGAAGAAAAGGTGGGCATGCTTGGCTCTCCCCAAGGGCTGGCAGATCGAAGAAGTGACCAGAAAGTCGGGTTTGTCTGCGGGAAAAAGAGATGTCTATTATTTTAG tccaACCGGGAAGAAGTTTCGGAGCAAGCCTCAGCTGGCTCGTTACCTTGGCAACCAGATGGACCTCAGCTCCTTCGACTTCCGCACAGGGAAGATGCTCATGAGTAAACTGAACAAGAACAGGCAGAGACTGCGCTATGACAACAACAATCAGACCAAG GGCAAGCCAGACCTGAACACATCACTCCCCGTCAGACAGACTGCTTCCATCTTTAAGCAACCTGTCACCAAGGTTACCAACCACCCCAGCAACAAAGTCAAGACAGATCCACAGAAAGCCGTCGACCAGCCGAGACAG CTTTTCTGGGAGAAGAAGCTTGGTGGTCTCGATGCCTTTGACATCGCAGAGGAGCTAGTGAAGACAATGGACCTGCCTAAAGGTCTTCAAG GAGTTGGACCTGGATGTACAGACAAGACTTTACTGTCAGCGATAGCCAGCGCCCTGCACACTAGTGCAGCCCCCATCACCGGTCAGCTGTCTGCAGCCGTGGAGAAGAACCCAGGGGTGTGGCTCAACACATCGCAGCCCCTGTGCAAGGCCTTCATTGTCACTGACGAGGACATCAG GAAGCAGGAGGAGCTGGTGTACAGTGTGAGGAAGAAGCTGGAGGAGGCTCTAATGGCGGACATGTTGGCTCATGTGGAGGAAGCAGCCAGCGAGGGCGACTCACTCGAGGAAGACAATGACGACATGGAGACTGTATAG
- the LOC110524293 gene encoding methyl-CpG-binding domain protein 3 isoform X3, translating to MEKKSPTGKKFRSKPQLARYLGNQMDLSSFDFRTGKMLMSKLNKNRQRLRYDNNNQTKGKPDLNTSLPVRQTASIFKQPVTKVTNHPSNKVKTDPQKAVDQPRQLFWEKKLGGLDAFDIAEELVKTMDLPKGLQGVGPGCTDKTLLSAIASALHTSAAPITGQLSAAVEKNPGVWLNTSQPLCKAFIVTDEDIRKQEELVYSVRKKLEEALMADMLAHVEEAASEGDSLEEDNDDMETV from the exons ATGGAGAAGAAAAG tccaACCGGGAAGAAGTTTCGGAGCAAGCCTCAGCTGGCTCGTTACCTTGGCAACCAGATGGACCTCAGCTCCTTCGACTTCCGCACAGGGAAGATGCTCATGAGTAAACTGAACAAGAACAGGCAGAGACTGCGCTATGACAACAACAATCAGACCAAG GGCAAGCCAGACCTGAACACATCACTCCCCGTCAGACAGACTGCTTCCATCTTTAAGCAACCTGTCACCAAGGTTACCAACCACCCCAGCAACAAAGTCAAGACAGATCCACAGAAAGCCGTCGACCAGCCGAGACAG CTTTTCTGGGAGAAGAAGCTTGGTGGTCTCGATGCCTTTGACATCGCAGAGGAGCTAGTGAAGACAATGGACCTGCCTAAAGGTCTTCAAG GAGTTGGACCTGGATGTACAGACAAGACTTTACTGTCAGCGATAGCCAGCGCCCTGCACACTAGTGCAGCCCCCATCACCGGTCAGCTGTCTGCAGCCGTGGAGAAGAACCCAGGGGTGTGGCTCAACACATCGCAGCCCCTGTGCAAGGCCTTCATTGTCACTGACGAGGACATCAG GAAGCAGGAGGAGCTGGTGTACAGTGTGAGGAAGAAGCTGGAGGAGGCTCTAATGGCGGACATGTTGGCTCATGTGGAGGAAGCAGCCAGCGAGGGCGACTCACTCGAGGAAGACAATGACGACATGGAGACTGTATAG
- the LOC110524293 gene encoding methyl-CpG-binding domain protein 3 isoform X2, translating into MDKNDPTGKKFRSKPQLARYLGNQMDLSSFDFRTGKMLMSKLNKNRQRLRYDNNNQTKGKPDLNTSLPVRQTASIFKQPVTKVTNHPSNKVKTDPQKAVDQPRQLFWEKKLGGLDAFDIAEELVKTMDLPKGLQGVGPGCTDKTLLSAIASALHTSAAPITGQLSAAVEKNPGVWLNTSQPLCKAFIVTDEDIRKQEELVYSVRKKLEEALMADMLAHVEEAASEGDSLEEDNDDMETV; encoded by the exons ATGGACAAAAACGA tccaACCGGGAAGAAGTTTCGGAGCAAGCCTCAGCTGGCTCGTTACCTTGGCAACCAGATGGACCTCAGCTCCTTCGACTTCCGCACAGGGAAGATGCTCATGAGTAAACTGAACAAGAACAGGCAGAGACTGCGCTATGACAACAACAATCAGACCAAG GGCAAGCCAGACCTGAACACATCACTCCCCGTCAGACAGACTGCTTCCATCTTTAAGCAACCTGTCACCAAGGTTACCAACCACCCCAGCAACAAAGTCAAGACAGATCCACAGAAAGCCGTCGACCAGCCGAGACAG CTTTTCTGGGAGAAGAAGCTTGGTGGTCTCGATGCCTTTGACATCGCAGAGGAGCTAGTGAAGACAATGGACCTGCCTAAAGGTCTTCAAG GAGTTGGACCTGGATGTACAGACAAGACTTTACTGTCAGCGATAGCCAGCGCCCTGCACACTAGTGCAGCCCCCATCACCGGTCAGCTGTCTGCAGCCGTGGAGAAGAACCCAGGGGTGTGGCTCAACACATCGCAGCCCCTGTGCAAGGCCTTCATTGTCACTGACGAGGACATCAG GAAGCAGGAGGAGCTGGTGTACAGTGTGAGGAAGAAGCTGGAGGAGGCTCTAATGGCGGACATGTTGGCTCATGTGGAGGAAGCAGCCAGCGAGGGCGACTCACTCGAGGAAGACAATGACGACATGGAGACTGTATAG